One Spirochaeta africana DSM 8902 genomic window carries:
- a CDS encoding HD-GYP domain-containing protein, with translation MRRISVKEVTVGDQFKTGLYIDPESMFVAPGLAVRQVDLDRLESLKIDYLYTNDPAGETAARGAFLQRPLESPRMQAIQSTYSAYITAFQSVHDGIQQRVAVDNQRVIELVKKIIDHLRGSEGDTKEFMLYGMQGSSGFLQNAVNAAIISALLGRRLEYSPSQLQDLVVGALLHDVGMLRIPPEILDKQGSLSAEELRIVHTYPVHSYRIITGELSFPDDIGVIALQHQERWNGGGYPRNLSGKAIDRNARIVAVADSFEAMLSKRPYRSSMDGYNAVRAILRDNGRRFDPEIIKVFIRTFGIYPRGCLVQLNDAAIGRVVEINPESPLRPQVKIMIARDGHEFSDDDGPVVNLKDERRMFIVQAINQEELQSSQQLQ, from the coding sequence ATGAGAAGAATATCAGTTAAAGAAGTCACAGTTGGAGACCAGTTCAAAACCGGCCTGTACATAGACCCGGAGAGTATGTTCGTCGCGCCCGGGTTAGCGGTACGTCAGGTTGATCTTGACCGGCTGGAGTCCCTCAAGATTGATTATCTGTATACCAATGATCCGGCCGGGGAGACTGCCGCTCGTGGAGCATTTCTGCAGCGACCCCTGGAAAGCCCACGTATGCAGGCTATACAGTCGACCTATTCAGCCTATATCACCGCATTCCAGTCAGTCCATGATGGTATACAGCAGCGGGTTGCGGTCGATAACCAACGGGTAATCGAGCTGGTAAAAAAAATAATCGATCACCTGCGCGGGAGTGAAGGCGATACGAAAGAGTTCATGCTGTACGGTATGCAAGGCAGCAGCGGTTTTCTGCAGAATGCCGTGAATGCTGCAATTATCTCGGCATTGCTGGGCCGTCGACTCGAGTATTCCCCATCACAGCTGCAGGATCTGGTAGTTGGTGCCCTGCTGCATGACGTTGGTATGCTGAGGATTCCACCGGAGATACTCGACAAACAGGGCAGCCTCAGTGCTGAAGAACTCAGAATCGTACATACCTATCCGGTACATTCCTATCGGATCATTACCGGGGAGCTATCCTTTCCCGATGATATCGGGGTAATTGCCCTGCAGCATCAGGAGCGCTGGAATGGTGGTGGCTACCCGAGGAATCTCTCCGGTAAGGCCATAGATCGTAATGCCCGTATCGTAGCGGTAGCAGACTCGTTTGAGGCAATGTTGAGTAAACGCCCCTATCGCAGCAGTATGGACGGCTATAACGCCGTCAGGGCTATTCTGCGGGATAATGGACGCCGGTTCGACCCTGAAATAATCAAGGTGTTCATACGGACCTTTGGCATTTATCCCAGGGGCTGTCTGGTACAGTTGAACGATGCCGCTATCGGGCGGGTTGTCGAGATAAACCCGGAGTCGCCATTGCGTCCCCAGGTCAAGATCATGATTGCCAGGGACGGGCACGAGTTTTCCGATGATGATGGCCCGGTGGTCAACCTGAAAGATGAGCGGCGCATGTTCATCGTCCAGGCAATCAACCAGGAAGAGCTCCAGAGCTCTCAGCAGCTGCAATGA
- a CDS encoding YraN family protein, which produces MTEPEAAAARGRWGEIAATGYLQSCGHRILQNNYKRRTGEVDIISMDGDVIVCTEVKTWFGAGSDDLSRAVSPAKQRRICKTAAVFLLENPRYAGCGVRFDIILIGKDTGISHFSDAFQGAG; this is translated from the coding sequence ATGACCGAACCCGAGGCTGCCGCAGCTCGTGGTCGCTGGGGAGAAATTGCGGCGACCGGCTATTTGCAGTCGTGTGGGCACAGAATTTTACAAAACAACTATAAACGCCGCACCGGAGAGGTCGATATTATCTCTATGGACGGTGATGTAATCGTCTGTACCGAGGTAAAGACCTGGTTCGGGGCAGGCAGCGACGATTTGTCGCGTGCGGTGAGCCCGGCCAAACAGCGACGGATCTGCAAAACGGCTGCAGTCTTTCTGCTGGAAAATCCCCGGTACGCGGGCTGCGGTGTGCGATTCGATATCATTCTGATCGGAAAGGACACCGGAATTTCCCATTTTTCCGATGCGTTTCAAGGAGCTGGTTAG